A stretch of the Chloroflexota bacterium genome encodes the following:
- a CDS encoding DUF177 domain-containing protein, producing MYFNVSQLLKDSNGSSRLYEVNDFASVREGAPMTHISGTVSMLRTDAGIWLSAQLSTYFDCECSRCASEMEQLVRMDIEEEYLPEADVNTGAILNIPDDMADNFYIDRTHTLDLSEAVRQYFGFSMPFKPVCREDCKGLCLTCGADLNDTDCSCDNVIRDPRWGALLAFASPQEPNYN from the coding sequence AATGTTTCGCAGTTGCTGAAGGACTCGAATGGCTCTTCCCGATTGTATGAAGTGAACGACTTCGCGAGCGTGCGGGAAGGCGCGCCGATGACGCATATCTCCGGCACGGTGTCGATGCTGCGCACGGATGCCGGTATTTGGCTGAGCGCGCAATTGTCAACATATTTCGACTGCGAGTGCAGCCGCTGCGCCAGCGAGATGGAACAACTCGTGCGGATGGACATCGAGGAGGAGTATCTGCCCGAAGCGGATGTCAATACCGGCGCGATCCTGAACATTCCGGACGATATGGCGGATAACTTCTACATCGACCGCACGCACACACTAGACCTGAGCGAGGCTGTTCGGCAATACTTCGGCTTTAGCATGCCGTTCAAGCCGGTTTGTCGAGAGGATTGCAAGGGTCTGTGCTTGACTTGCGGAGCTGACCTGAACGATACTGACTGTTCCTGTGACAATGTTATTAGGGATCCGCGATGGGGGGCGCTGCTGGCGTTCGCATCGCCGCAAGAGCCTAACTACAATTGA
- a CDS encoding 50S ribosomal protein L32 → MPPLPKKKHSKGRQGGRKAHFGMKPLTLTRCPQCPEMQLPHRACPVCGYYNGRTIATGSNATGSNFE, encoded by the coding sequence ATGCCACCACTGCCAAAGAAGAAGCACTCGAAGGGTCGTCAGGGGGGACGGAAGGCGCACTTCGGGATGAAACCGTTGACACTTACGCGGTGCCCGCAGTGCCCCGAGATGCAGTTGCCGCACAGGGCGTGCCCGGTTTGCGGATATTACAACGGCCGGACCATAGCCACAGGTTCTAATGCCACAGGTTCTAATTTTGAATAG